Proteins encoded in a region of the Clostridium beijerinckii genome:
- the groES gene encoding co-chaperone GroES: protein MNIKPLGERVVIKKLEAEEKTKSGIVLTGTAKERPQEAEVVAVGPGAIVDGNRVAMEVKVGDKVLYSKYAGTEVKVDGEEYTILKQDDILAIVE from the coding sequence ATGAACATTAAACCACTTGGTGAAAGAGTAGTAATTAAAAAATTAGAGGCAGAAGAAAAGACTAAGAGTGGAATAGTCTTAACTGGTACTGCAAAGGAAAGACCACAAGAAGCAGAAGTGGTTGCAGTAGGACCTGGAGCTATTGTAGACGGAAATAGAGTAGCTATGGAAGTAAAAGTTGGAGATAAAGTATTATATTCAAAATATGCTGGAACAGAAGTAAAGGTTGATGGCGAAGAATATACTATATTAAAGCAAGATGATATTCTAGCAATAGTTGAATAG
- a CDS encoding 4Fe-4S dicluster domain-containing protein produces the protein MFQFENQLLALKHEVLTRVAVLAKENNISKEEIEKIPYAMIVGEEPKYRDSVERERNVVLERAKLAAGFKPTGKHGQDLVNIEEEKQILYVIKEACDRCPTKKFQVTDACRNCIAHKCQSACNFGAITYVDGRAYIDPDKCKECGMCKKACPYDAVAEDMRPCKKSCPTGALSYNAEDLSAEITESKCVNCGACMSACPFGAIEDKSSLVKVINRLMDKEEKIYAVVAPAITGQFGPKTTYGQVKNAIKALGFKDMLEAACGADAVTVHESNEFVERMEKGDSYMTNSCCPGFLSYIEKMMPDQVEKISGTVSPMVATGRYIKSKDKDAKVVFIGPCTAKKSEVLIDSIRDAVDYVLTFEEVVALFDAFGVDPTTCEDIVVDEASIFGRNFAVGGGLTAAIQNYVQEKGVNVDFKPVQVSGGADIKKTMTMAKVGKLQGNFIEGMMCEGGCINGAAKIVSVMKAKAPFTKLNQQTPIKSVLSNKVLGEYHNVNLER, from the coding sequence ATGTTTCAGTTTGAGAATCAACTTCTAGCTTTAAAGCACGAGGTTCTTACTAGAGTTGCTGTATTAGCAAAAGAAAATAATATTAGTAAAGAGGAAATAGAAAAAATTCCTTATGCTATGATTGTAGGAGAAGAACCTAAGTATAGAGATTCAGTTGAACGAGAAAGAAATGTAGTATTAGAGAGAGCAAAACTTGCAGCAGGATTTAAACCAACAGGCAAACATGGACAAGATTTAGTTAATATAGAAGAAGAAAAACAAATATTATATGTTATAAAAGAAGCATGTGATAGATGCCCAACAAAGAAGTTCCAAGTTACTGATGCATGTAGAAATTGTATAGCTCATAAGTGTCAAAGTGCATGTAATTTTGGAGCAATTACATATGTTGATGGAAGAGCTTATATAGATCCAGATAAATGTAAGGAATGTGGAATGTGTAAAAAAGCATGTCCATATGATGCTGTTGCAGAAGATATGAGACCTTGTAAGAAGTCATGTCCAACAGGTGCATTAAGCTATAATGCAGAAGATTTGAGTGCTGAAATTACAGAAAGTAAATGTGTAAACTGTGGTGCATGCATGTCAGCATGTCCATTTGGAGCTATAGAAGACAAAAGCTCATTAGTTAAAGTTATTAATAGATTGATGGATAAAGAAGAAAAAATTTATGCAGTAGTTGCACCAGCAATAACAGGGCAATTTGGGCCTAAAACAACTTATGGACAAGTTAAGAATGCAATTAAGGCATTAGGCTTTAAAGATATGTTAGAAGCTGCATGTGGAGCAGATGCAGTTACTGTACATGAAAGTAATGAATTTGTAGAGAGAATGGAAAAAGGGGATAGCTACATGACAAATTCATGTTGTCCAGGATTCCTAAGTTACATTGAAAAAATGATGCCAGATCAAGTTGAGAAAATTTCTGGAACTGTTTCACCTATGGTAGCAACGGGTAGATATATAAAATCTAAAGATAAAGATGCAAAAGTGGTATTTATAGGGCCTTGTACTGCAAAGAAAAGTGAAGTACTAATAGATTCAATAAGGGATGCAGTTGATTATGTATTAACTTTTGAGGAAGTAGTCGCATTATTTGATGCATTTGGAGTTGATCCAACAACTTGTGAAGATATAGTTGTTGATGAAGCATCAATCTTTGGAAGAAATTTTGCTGTTGGGGGAGGATTAACTGCCGCAATACAAAATTATGTACAAGAAAAAGGTGTTAATGTAGACTTTAAACCAGTTCAAGTTTCTGGTGGGGCGGATATCAAAAAAACTATGACAATGGCTAAGGTTGGAAAGTTACAAGGAAACTTTATTGAAGGAATGATGTGTGAAGGTGGCTGTATAAATGGGGCAGCTAAAATTGTATCAGTAATGAAAGCTAAAGCGCCATTTACAAAATTAAACCAGCAAACACCTATTAAGAGTGTATTATCTAATAAGGTGTTAGGTGAATATCACAATGTAAATTTAGAAAGATAA